From a region of the Rhodopirellula bahusiensis genome:
- a CDS encoding YifB family Mg chelatase-like AAA ATPase, with protein sequence MLARLKTFTLLGIEAMPVDVEVDISPAAMPKTILVGLPEAAVKESTHRVERAIVNSGFIRPQDRVVINLAPGDLPKQAPSFDLPVALGVLAGSGQLVLDRLEDYAVVGELALEGITRPVKGALSIAIEAAKDKSLKGLVVPSESAAEAAVVEDLEVIAVDSLSQCVAFFAGEIDVPPVPSGVEEIFEAFSEYEVDFADVRGQESAKRAMTIAAAGRHNLLMIGPPGSGKTMLAKRMPTILPPLVPAESIETTRIYSAVGQLPAKQPLLARRPFRSPHHTISDAGLVGGGSPPAPGEISKAHNGILFLDELPEFNRKTLEVMRQPLEDGVVTISRALRSTTFPADFMLIAAANPCPCGYRSDPRRSCNCTPPQIERYMGKISGPLLDRVDIHIEVPAVPFDELSSRTASSETSETMRESVMRARDVQAERFEGSPIRYNAQMSSRQTRQHCELSAASKTLLKAGVESLGLSARAHDKILRVARTIADLAGEPAINEEHLAEAIGYRNLDADLWI encoded by the coding sequence ATGCTCGCACGTCTGAAAACGTTCACTCTGCTCGGTATCGAGGCGATGCCCGTTGATGTCGAAGTGGACATTTCTCCGGCCGCGATGCCCAAAACAATCTTGGTCGGTTTGCCAGAAGCGGCGGTCAAAGAATCCACGCACCGCGTCGAACGAGCGATCGTCAACAGTGGTTTCATCCGCCCGCAAGATCGCGTGGTCATCAACCTGGCACCTGGAGACTTACCCAAACAAGCACCTTCGTTCGACTTGCCGGTTGCTTTGGGAGTGTTGGCGGGCAGCGGTCAATTGGTGCTCGATCGGCTGGAAGACTACGCCGTTGTCGGTGAACTGGCACTCGAAGGAATCACCCGCCCGGTTAAAGGTGCCCTGTCGATCGCGATCGAAGCGGCCAAGGACAAATCGCTGAAGGGATTGGTCGTGCCCAGCGAATCAGCCGCCGAAGCCGCGGTCGTTGAAGACCTGGAAGTGATCGCCGTCGACAGCCTGTCCCAGTGCGTTGCCTTCTTCGCCGGTGAGATCGACGTGCCGCCGGTGCCCAGTGGCGTCGAAGAAATCTTTGAGGCCTTCAGTGAATACGAAGTCGACTTCGCTGATGTGCGCGGCCAAGAATCCGCCAAACGAGCGATGACGATCGCCGCGGCCGGTCGTCACAATTTGCTGATGATCGGACCACCTGGCAGCGGGAAAACCATGTTGGCCAAACGCATGCCGACGATCCTGCCTCCGCTAGTACCCGCGGAATCGATCGAGACCACTCGCATTTACAGCGCCGTGGGGCAGCTTCCAGCCAAACAACCATTGTTGGCGCGGCGTCCTTTCCGCAGCCCTCACCACACGATCAGCGACGCGGGCTTGGTTGGTGGAGGCAGCCCGCCGGCACCGGGTGAAATCAGCAAGGCTCACAACGGCATCCTCTTCTTGGACGAGCTACCTGAATTCAATCGCAAGACGCTCGAGGTCATGCGTCAACCACTCGAAGATGGTGTCGTCACCATCTCGCGAGCTCTCCGAAGCACAACCTTCCCCGCGGACTTCATGCTCATCGCGGCAGCGAACCCGTGCCCTTGCGGGTACAGGTCAGATCCACGACGAAGCTGCAATTGCACACCGCCCCAAATCGAACGTTACATGGGCAAGATCTCTGGTCCGCTCTTGGATCGGGTCGACATTCACATCGAGGTTCCCGCGGTACCGTTCGACGAATTGTCGTCTCGCACAGCGTCGAGTGAGACCAGCGAAACGATGCGAGAGTCCGTCATGCGTGCTCGGGACGTGCAAGCCGAACGGTTCGAAGGCAGTCCGATTCGCTACAACGCTCAAATGAGCAGCCGTCAAACGCGGCAGCACTGTGAACTGAGCGCGGCCAGCAAGACGTTGCTCAAAGCCGGGGTGGAATCGCTGGGCCTATCCGCCCGAGCCCACGACAAAATCTTGCGAGTCGCTAGAACGATCGCCGATCTAGCCGGCGAACCAGCGATCAATGAAGAACACCTCGCCGAAGCCATCGGCTACCGAAACCTCGACGCTGATCTTTGGATATAG